The Methanoculleus taiwanensis nucleotide sequence TCCGGGCTCCGCGTGGATCTGCCGATCACCACCCCGATTGCTCCTCCGACATCACGGCAGGCCGCCACGACCCGCCGGAGGCCGCGGATACCCGCCGCGGTCGGTTCCGTCACGACCAGAATGAGATCTGCGCCTGCTACGGCGGCAAGGAGCGCCCTCCCGGTTCCCGGAGGGCCGTCGACGAGGAGAAGAGGCTCTTCTCCGGCAGCCTCGCGTGCCTGCCGCATCACTTCGGCTACAAGCGAGCCGTTCGCGCTGTAACCCGGGAAAAGACGGGCATGCGAGAGCAGGCCGTACGGGGTCTCCGAAAGACAGAGCTCTCCAACGGTTCGCGGTTCCATACGCGGAGCAGAGACCGGACAGACCTTCATGCAGAGGCCGCACCCCTCGCATGCCGCCGGATTGACGGTGAACCTGCCTCCTCTGTAGGAGATCGCCCCGAAAACGCAGTGCTCTACGCAGGAGAGACACTCGACGCAGGTGCCGGCATCGATGACGGCACACGGGGTTCCCGGCAGAGGTCTGCGCGAAACGAGAGCGGTCGACAGGAACAGGTCAAGATTCGGAGACTCCAGGTTGCAGTCCGCCATGACTACCGGGGGCGGGGCGAGTCCGGCGAGCGCTGCCGTCAGCGTCGTCCTGCCTGTCCCCCCTTTCCCGCTCACGACGGCGATCATCATGCCGGCACCCCCCGGGTGTGCCCGGGGTGTTCGCGTCCCGCTTCTCCTGCTGTCATCCGACCCATCTCCTGCTTATCGCGATCATCTTTTCCGGCGTGCAGTCCTAAATACGTACCGGTGCAATATACTCAAAATAGCAGCATGACGGTGTTCTGATGGTTTACAAACATCTCTTCGGCCCTGTTCCTTCCCGCCGTCTCGGCGTCTCCCTGGGCGTCGATCTCATCCCCCATAAGACCTGCCCGTACGACTGTATCTACTGTGAGTGCGGCAGGACGACCGCCCTGACCTGTGAGCGGCGCGAGTACGTCCCGGCGGCTGAAGTGATCGGGGAACTTGACGATTATCTCCGGATGGAACCGGCACTCGACCATATCACCTTTGCGGGATCGGGAGAGCCCACGCTGCATTCCGGTATCGGGGAGATCATCGGGTTCCTCAAAGAGCGTTACCCACGATACCGGGTGGCGGTGCTTACGAACGGCGCCCTCCTCGCCGACCCGCAGGTGCGTAGCGACCTTGCGAGCGCGGATCTCGTCGTCCCCTCCCTTGATGCGGTCTCAGAATCGGCTTTTGCAGAAGTGAACCGCCCATGCACCGGTGTGTCAGCTAACTCTGTCCATGAAGGGCTGATCGCGTTCTCCCACGACTTTCCCGGAGAGATCTGGCTTGAGATCTTTATCGTCCCGGGACTGAACGACTCGGAGGAGGAACTTACCCGGATCCGCGACGCTATCTTCGCGATCGATCCCGATCGGGTACAGTTGAATACGCTCGACCGCCCCGGGACGGAGGTCTGGGTGACGCCTGCCTCCCAGAGATCGCTCGAACGGATCGCCGCATTCCTCGGCGACCACCGGGTCGAGGTGATCGCGGCCTGCACGGCCAGGGAGAGCGTCCCGTCCTTCCGGGCAGATATCCTCGAATCAATCTGGGTGACCCTTGCCCGGCGGCCGTGCACCACCGAGGATCTCTGCAGGATCTTTTCGCTGCATCCAAACGAGATGAGCAAGTACCTCGGCATACTGCTCGAAAAAGGGAAGATTGAGGCGGTAACGGAAGAACGGGGATTATTTTTCCGCCTTAAATGACGGCATTGTACTGTCCGTAACCGGGTAGACTCCTTCCGGAACTTTTCCCGGCGGGTATAACCCGTCCCTGATGTGGAGATCCATCTGGGGGAACGGAATCTCGATGCCTTCCTCTCCGAACCGTTCGTCTATCCGGGTATTCACAAAGTCCTGCACGTCCCAGGCCATATTGAATGCGCGTGCCCAGATGACCAGCATGAAATCGAGACTCGACGCCCCGAACGTGAGGAAGTAGACCGA carries:
- a CDS encoding radical SAM protein, producing MVYKHLFGPVPSRRLGVSLGVDLIPHKTCPYDCIYCECGRTTALTCERREYVPAAEVIGELDDYLRMEPALDHITFAGSGEPTLHSGIGEIIGFLKERYPRYRVAVLTNGALLADPQVRSDLASADLVVPSLDAVSESAFAEVNRPCTGVSANSVHEGLIAFSHDFPGEIWLEIFIVPGLNDSEEELTRIRDAIFAIDPDRVQLNTLDRPGTEVWVTPASQRSLERIAAFLGDHRVEVIAACTARESVPSFRADILESIWVTLARRPCTTEDLCRIFSLHPNEMSKYLGILLEKGKIEAVTEERGLFFRLK
- a CDS encoding 4Fe-4S binding protein — its product is MMIAVVSGKGGTGRTTLTAALAGLAPPPVVMADCNLESPNLDLFLSTALVSRRPLPGTPCAVIDAGTCVECLSCVEHCVFGAISYRGGRFTVNPAACEGCGLCMKVCPVSAPRMEPRTVGELCLSETPYGLLSHARLFPGYSANGSLVAEVMRQAREAAGEEPLLLVDGPPGTGRALLAAVAGADLILVVTEPTAAGIRGLRRVVAACRDVGGAIGVVIGRSTRSPEMTGAIRRLCRDEGIGILGEVPFDDAAAAGFNPSAAPAYRQILDAIERLY